The following proteins are encoded in a genomic region of Leptospira fainei serovar Hurstbridge str. BUT 6:
- the ftsH gene encoding ATP-dependent zinc metalloprotease FtsH translates to MNNNNKGLRLLILFIVGIVVVAYYGPQIKNYVDRSPKSIPFSQFMNMLEPDGSKPIGKLVKNAKIPGCEKLIMERDVVEGCYEPMDSTSKEPVRFRTTIAPIDKELLTSLRRSNMDFEFVSAEDGRGFGMLSSFLLLGIVAIFVFYFFIMRQVQSTGNKAFSFGKSKAKLTVDPKVKVSFADVAGCEEAKTELVEIIEFLKDPKKFQSMGARIPTGVLLIGPPGTGKTLLARAVAGEAGVPFFSISGSDFVEMFVGVGASRVRDLFDQGKKNSPCIIFIDEIDAVGRLRGAGWGGGHDEREQTLNQMLVEMDGFEKNEGVIVMAATNRADVLDPALLRPGRFDRQVMVDLPDLNGREQILKVHSRKVPLTSDISLNSIARGTPGFTGADLSNLINEAALLAARKNKKRVTQDELEEARDKVMMGPERRSFFISEKEKEVIAYHEAGHAILGTLLAYTEPVHKVTIIPRGRALGLTQSLPTEDKHIHTKAYWLDQIVVCMGGFIAEEYKFKMTSTGSSNDIQQATNIARRMVCDWGMSEKLGTINYGSGHESPFVGRDMGQSNKTTSEEFAALIDKEIREIVQTCLNKGRELVRKNSTKFENLAKALLAKETVNHDELMAIVHPANEESRKKTEKPAKKEKSSGIPTKPAYSTGVE, encoded by the coding sequence ATGAATAACAATAATAAAGGCCTCAGATTACTAATTCTATTTATTGTGGGGATAGTCGTCGTCGCCTATTATGGACCCCAAATCAAAAACTACGTGGATCGAAGTCCTAAGTCGATTCCGTTCTCGCAATTTATGAACATGCTTGAACCCGACGGTTCAAAGCCGATCGGTAAACTTGTCAAGAACGCGAAGATCCCCGGCTGTGAAAAACTAATTATGGAACGGGATGTGGTAGAAGGTTGTTACGAACCTATGGATTCCACGTCTAAAGAGCCGGTTCGTTTTCGTACGACCATCGCACCTATCGATAAGGAACTTCTAACTTCCCTTCGTCGTTCCAATATGGATTTTGAATTCGTTTCCGCCGAAGACGGTCGCGGTTTCGGCATGTTGAGTTCCTTCTTGTTATTAGGAATCGTTGCAATATTCGTATTTTATTTCTTTATAATGCGCCAAGTGCAGTCGACAGGCAATAAGGCGTTCTCTTTCGGTAAATCGAAGGCTAAATTAACCGTCGATCCGAAAGTAAAAGTCAGCTTTGCAGACGTTGCAGGCTGCGAAGAAGCTAAAACCGAATTGGTTGAAATTATAGAGTTCCTAAAAGATCCGAAGAAATTTCAGTCTATGGGCGCTCGTATTCCGACAGGAGTTCTGTTAATAGGACCTCCCGGTACCGGTAAGACTTTATTAGCGAGGGCCGTAGCTGGCGAGGCAGGAGTTCCCTTCTTCAGCATTTCCGGTTCCGACTTTGTTGAAATGTTTGTCGGAGTCGGTGCATCCCGCGTTCGCGACCTTTTTGATCAAGGTAAGAAAAATTCTCCCTGTATTATTTTTATCGATGAGATAGATGCAGTTGGTCGCTTGCGCGGCGCCGGCTGGGGTGGGGGACACGACGAAAGAGAGCAGACTCTAAACCAAATGCTTGTCGAGATGGACGGCTTTGAAAAGAACGAAGGCGTTATCGTCATGGCTGCCACGAACCGTGCCGACGTGCTCGATCCTGCTCTATTAAGACCGGGACGTTTTGACCGCCAGGTAATGGTGGATCTTCCCGATTTAAACGGTAGAGAACAAATTTTAAAAGTTCACTCTAGAAAAGTTCCGTTGACTAGCGATATTTCATTGAACTCGATTGCAAGAGGCACGCCCGGTTTTACCGGAGCGGATCTTTCCAATTTAATCAATGAAGCAGCGTTGCTTGCAGCGCGCAAGAATAAGAAGAGAGTTACTCAAGACGAATTAGAGGAAGCTCGCGACAAAGTGATGATGGGACCGGAGCGCCGTTCTTTCTTTATTTCCGAAAAGGAGAAGGAAGTAATCGCTTATCACGAAGCAGGCCACGCGATTTTAGGAACTCTTTTGGCATATACCGAGCCAGTCCATAAAGTCACGATCATTCCTAGGGGAAGAGCGCTCGGATTAACTCAGTCTCTTCCTACCGAAGATAAGCACATTCATACGAAAGCGTATTGGTTGGATCAAATCGTAGTATGTATGGGCGGCTTTATCGCAGAAGAATATAAATTCAAAATGACTTCAACCGGATCTAGTAACGATATTCAACAAGCGACCAATATTGCAAGACGTATGGTTTGCGATTGGGGAATGTCCGAAAAACTCGGAACGATTAATTACGGTAGCGGGCATGAAAGTCCATTCGTCGGTCGGGATATGGGACAGAGTAATAAAACGACTAGTGAAGAATTTGCCGCTTTGATCGATAAGGAAATCCGTGAGATAGTTCAGACTTGTTTAAATAAAGGCCGCGAACTCGTAAGAAAGAATTCGACTAAGTTTGAAAATCTTGCGAAAGCGCTTTTAGCGAAGGAAACCGTGAATCACGACGAGCTTATGGCTATCGTTCATCCGGCTAACGAGGAATCGCGCAAAAAAACGGAAAAACCGGCTAAGAAAGAAAAGTCTTCAGGAATTCCTACTAAACCGGCTTATTCAACCGGGGTGGAATGA
- the pth gene encoding aminoacyl-tRNA hydrolase, translating into MKLIVGLGNPGDKYNNNRANIGFKILDVIANNINVEIKTKKKKSLIGRGDFEGEEVVLLKPQTFSDLSGESVLYIASFLKIQVQDILVIHEDWTLPLGKIVVDKGANGTENAGVKSIVQSLRSPNFIRIRIGIGNDIFDGSNLESFLKEDFQPLENLSLIQIINDAEAAIRSISLGDIEDVIEKYRL; encoded by the coding sequence ATGAAGCTAATCGTCGGACTGGGAAATCCCGGAGACAAATATAATAATAACCGAGCGAATATCGGCTTCAAGATTCTCGACGTTATTGCGAATAACATTAACGTCGAGATCAAGACAAAGAAGAAAAAGTCTCTGATCGGAAGAGGAGACTTCGAAGGCGAAGAGGTAGTCCTACTTAAGCCTCAAACTTTCAGCGATTTGTCCGGAGAGTCCGTACTGTACATTGCTTCTTTTTTGAAAATCCAAGTCCAGGATATCCTGGTTATCCACGAAGACTGGACCCTACCCTTGGGTAAGATCGTGGTGGATAAAGGAGCAAACGGCACGGAAAACGCCGGAGTGAAATCGATCGTTCAATCGTTGCGTTCTCCTAATTTTATCAGAATTCGAATCGGAATCGGAAACGATATTTTCGACGGTTCCAATTTAGAAAGCTTTTTGAAGGAAGATTTTCAACCTTTAGAGAATTTAAGTCTGATTCAGATTATTAACGACGCGGAAGCTGCAATTCGATCCATCAGTCTAGGCGATATCGAAGACGTAATCGAAAAATATAGACTTTGA
- a CDS encoding 50S ribosomal protein L25/general stress protein Ctc translates to MSHKITVKKRTETGKNVNNRLRASGMVPINIIGSGKASSGAVNEKELDKLVHSGIRQSTLIDLEVEGEGTHKVYVKEIQRFPEIDRIRHVDFYKVEPGKKIITKIGVRTEGLAKGSKMGGQFDHLIHEIRVKTIPEDLLESLVIDVSDLDVGDSIKVSQLKVPASWEILVNGDPIVASVLKTKALLAQERADAKEAADAKAKVTKKGGK, encoded by the coding sequence ATGAGCCACAAAATTACCGTTAAAAAGAGAACGGAAACCGGCAAGAACGTCAATAATCGCCTTCGCGCGTCCGGAATGGTGCCCATAAACATCATCGGCAGCGGGAAAGCTTCTTCCGGAGCCGTTAACGAAAAAGAACTGGATAAACTTGTTCATTCCGGAATTCGTCAATCCACTCTTATCGACTTAGAAGTCGAAGGAGAAGGAACGCATAAAGTATACGTTAAGGAAATCCAAAGATTTCCCGAAATCGATCGGATTCGTCATGTCGACTTCTACAAAGTTGAGCCGGGCAAAAAGATCATCACTAAGATCGGAGTTCGGACGGAAGGACTTGCAAAAGGATCCAAAATGGGAGGTCAGTTCGACCACCTCATTCATGAGATTCGAGTTAAGACCATTCCTGAAGATCTGCTGGAGAGCTTGGTTATCGATGTTTCCGATCTAGATGTCGGCGATTCGATCAAAGTAAGCCAACTCAAGGTTCCTGCAAGCTGGGAAATTCTCGTAAACGGAGACCCTATCGTCGCTTCCGTTCTTAAAACGAAAGCTCTGCTCGCTCAAGAGCGCGCCGACGCTAAAGAAGCCGCCGATGCAAAAGCTAAAGTCACCAAGAAGGGTGGAAAATAA
- a CDS encoding ribose-phosphate diphosphokinase — protein sequence MSQLAVFSGSSNRTITEEICKELQIAPGKINLRKFSDGEIAVKIEENVRGRDIFLIQSTSAPANDHLMELLLIMDALRRASANSISVVMPYYGYGRQDRKVEPRVPISARVVADLIEVQGPTRMITMDLHADQIQGFFKVPVDNLHFNPVLVEYFRNKKIDDLVIVSPDSGGAERARSFGKKVNATLAIIDKRRPKANVSEVMHVIGEIEGKNCILLDDMIDTAGTICKAADALLKNGAKSVYCAASHGVLSGEAIDRLNSTPFVEVVLSNSIEIPESKKISKLKTLSVAPLFAAAIQRISTNQSVSDLFN from the coding sequence ATGAGCCAATTAGCCGTATTCTCAGGATCGTCCAATCGCACCATTACTGAAGAGATCTGTAAAGAGCTTCAGATTGCGCCTGGCAAAATCAATTTACGCAAATTTTCCGACGGAGAAATCGCCGTCAAAATAGAGGAGAATGTGCGGGGCCGGGATATATTTCTCATCCAATCTACTTCGGCTCCGGCGAACGATCATTTGATGGAACTCCTACTGATCATGGACGCCCTACGAAGAGCTTCCGCAAACAGTATTTCCGTAGTAATGCCTTATTACGGATACGGTCGTCAGGATAGAAAGGTGGAACCTCGCGTTCCGATTTCCGCCAGAGTGGTAGCTGACCTGATCGAAGTTCAAGGCCCGACTCGAATGATTACTATGGATCTTCACGCGGATCAAATTCAGGGATTTTTTAAGGTTCCGGTGGATAATCTCCATTTTAACCCCGTACTAGTAGAATATTTTCGTAATAAAAAAATCGATGATTTAGTCATCGTTTCGCCGGATTCGGGCGGTGCCGAACGAGCAAGGTCTTTCGGTAAAAAAGTGAACGCTACTTTAGCAATCATTGATAAACGTCGTCCAAAGGCGAACGTTTCCGAAGTAATGCATGTTATCGGAGAGATAGAAGGAAAGAATTGTATCCTTCTGGACGATATGATCGATACTGCCGGTACGATCTGTAAAGCGGCGGATGCTTTGTTAAAGAACGGAGCAAAAAGCGTCTATTGTGCCGCGAGCCACGGAGTTCTATCGGGAGAGGCGATCGATCGGTTGAATTCGACCCCGTTCGTAGAAGTCGTCCTTTCGAATTCCATTGAAATTCCGGAATCCAAAAAGATTTCGAAATTAAAAACCCTCTCGGTCGCCCCGCTTTTTGCCGCGGCGATCCAGAGGATCTCAACCAACCAATCAGTTAGCGATCTATTTAATTAG
- a CDS encoding sugar phosphate nucleotidyltransferase, translating into MNISKEAVAVVLAAGKGTRMKTDQPKVAVSLNGKPLLIHVIDHLRESGVGEIVVVVGYKKEEVQSLCAGIPDLKFAEQKDQLGTAHAVLSAEHSINGHNGPILVACGDVPMITGETFRSLIATHNQNGFSATLLSAKVDNPTGYGRIVRNESGEVIAIVEEKDADAEQKKIDEINTGTYVFNSEALFDSLRKIGNSNAQGEYYLPDLVALYKKEGKKLGAVVLKDSGESQGVNSPQDLEALSAILRGEVPAK; encoded by the coding sequence ATGAATATCTCAAAGGAAGCTGTTGCCGTGGTTCTCGCTGCAGGCAAGGGAACCCGCATGAAAACCGACCAACCTAAGGTCGCGGTTTCTTTGAACGGAAAACCACTCCTGATCCATGTCATCGACCATCTACGCGAGTCGGGGGTCGGTGAAATCGTCGTCGTAGTCGGTTATAAAAAGGAAGAAGTTCAATCTCTCTGCGCGGGAATTCCCGATTTAAAATTCGCAGAGCAGAAAGACCAACTCGGAACCGCTCATGCAGTTTTGAGCGCCGAGCATTCCATCAATGGCCATAATGGTCCGATCTTAGTGGCCTGCGGCGATGTCCCTATGATCACCGGCGAAACCTTCCGCTCTCTTATCGCAACTCATAATCAAAACGGGTTCTCCGCAACTCTACTCTCCGCGAAAGTGGATAATCCCACCGGTTACGGACGAATCGTTCGCAACGAAAGCGGGGAAGTGATCGCAATCGTGGAAGAAAAGGACGCGGACGCCGAACAAAAGAAGATCGATGAGATCAATACCGGAACCTATGTTTTCAATTCCGAGGCTTTGTTCGATTCGCTACGTAAGATCGGAAATAGCAATGCTCAAGGCGAATATTATCTCCCGGACTTGGTAGCTTTGTATAAGAAGGAAGGAAAGAAATTGGGCGCAGTTGTGCTGAAAGACAGCGGTGAAAGCCAAGGGGTCAACTCTCCCCAAGATTTAGAGGCTCTCTCGGCAATCCTAAGAGGAGAAGTTCCTGCAAAATGA
- a CDS encoding 4-(cytidine 5'-diphospho)-2-C-methyl-D-erythritol kinase, whose product MLSPAKINLGLEIPYRRPDGYHEIRSIFLRINWGDDIRIAPIDPGLFQLISENQIIEEKRSLYDEVSEKGDLTKNILYRTYQKIRSRYRELPGVRIHLTKRIPPAAGLGGGSSNAASLLSFYFGLTQEFSSDGLSHLAADIGADVPFFLNEGHAFVSGKGEVLEDIEIHSGQGILALTPEILSTAEMYAGLKKPLQADPPSKNWISLAKDVGFALKEGNWADLEGKLVNDFEPLAFQTFPELGRLKKRFLANGASYSSMTGSGSCIYGLVQGLEIRDELLSKMRAEFPGLTFVSFNY is encoded by the coding sequence TTGCTATCTCCGGCTAAGATCAATCTAGGGTTGGAAATCCCTTACAGAAGACCAGACGGCTATCACGAGATTCGTAGTATCTTTCTCCGAATCAATTGGGGGGACGATATCAGGATTGCTCCTATCGATCCCGGTCTCTTTCAGCTCATATCTGAAAATCAAATCATTGAAGAGAAGCGTTCGCTTTATGACGAAGTCTCCGAGAAAGGGGATCTAACTAAGAATATTCTTTATAGAACCTATCAAAAAATCCGATCCCGGTATCGGGAATTGCCCGGAGTTCGGATTCATTTAACAAAAAGAATCCCGCCCGCTGCAGGGTTGGGCGGCGGATCTAGTAATGCTGCCTCGCTATTATCTTTCTATTTCGGCTTAACCCAGGAATTCAGTTCGGACGGACTCTCCCATCTGGCTGCCGACATAGGTGCGGACGTCCCTTTTTTTCTAAATGAAGGCCATGCATTCGTTTCCGGCAAGGGAGAAGTCTTAGAAGATATAGAAATTCATTCCGGCCAGGGAATTTTGGCGCTTACTCCCGAGATTTTGTCCACGGCTGAAATGTATGCAGGTCTCAAAAAACCTTTACAAGCCGACCCTCCCTCGAAAAACTGGATTTCTCTAGCCAAAGACGTCGGATTTGCTCTGAAAGAAGGAAATTGGGCGGATTTGGAGGGAAAGCTCGTAAACGACTTCGAGCCGTTAGCCTTCCAAACCTTTCCGGAACTCGGGAGATTGAAGAAGCGCTTTCTGGCAAACGGAGCCAGCTATTCCTCGATGACCGGTTCCGGATCTTGTATCTATGGATTGGTTCAAGGATTGGAGATACGGGATGAACTGCTTTCAAAAATGAGAGCGGAGTTTCCAGGTCTTACGTTTGTAAGCTTTAATTATTAA
- a CDS encoding helix-turn-helix transcriptional regulator, whose product MNPTTKKLQTKLALIRLLKENRRMSLEDLSRYSGIKEVSDLKKELGKLYMVGSYPYTPDQLVEIDYDGETIGIRLPNRMDEGLILSVREWAILRTLLLEEEQKEVSSDRRRILKSILDKVHTILPSSGILDAKDLKLRISEAINSNKAVVLEYQAQGEATPIKRKVDPWALFSYREEYLIGYCHTRNAPRSFRLDSILTFSVATDGAVQVPDQERRKAISHLKEFLEKTGDDGSIAEIYHTPEVYFNLHKRLGLERTIESLELGGNTFYLSKARIKNEDWFLSTLKGFGSNVVIKSPISLRQRILAYWKEQVGAPKS is encoded by the coding sequence ATGAATCCTACTACAAAGAAATTGCAGACGAAGTTGGCATTGATCCGGTTGCTAAAGGAAAATCGTAGGATGAGTTTAGAGGACCTTTCCAGATACTCCGGTATCAAAGAAGTGTCCGATTTGAAAAAAGAATTAGGTAAGCTTTATATGGTCGGCTCCTATCCTTACACTCCCGATCAGCTTGTGGAAATCGATTACGACGGAGAGACAATCGGGATAAGGCTGCCGAATAGGATGGACGAAGGTTTAATATTGAGCGTGAGAGAATGGGCGATCTTGCGCACTTTGCTTCTGGAAGAGGAGCAAAAAGAAGTAAGTTCCGATCGACGTCGTATTCTAAAGTCCATTTTGGATAAGGTCCATACTATTTTACCTTCTTCCGGAATCCTAGACGCGAAGGATTTAAAACTCCGAATATCGGAAGCGATTAATTCAAATAAAGCCGTCGTGCTCGAATACCAAGCTCAAGGAGAAGCTACGCCGATAAAAAGAAAGGTGGACCCCTGGGCGTTATTCAGTTATCGGGAAGAATATCTTATAGGATATTGCCATACGAGAAACGCTCCAAGATCGTTTCGACTGGATTCTATTTTAACTTTTTCGGTCGCAACGGATGGAGCCGTTCAAGTTCCCGATCAAGAAAGAAGAAAAGCTATTTCGCATTTAAAGGAATTCTTGGAAAAAACGGGCGATGACGGTTCTATCGCGGAGATCTACCACACTCCGGAAGTTTATTTTAATCTGCACAAAAGGCTCGGATTAGAACGGACGATAGAATCCTTAGAACTAGGCGGGAATACATTCTATTTATCGAAAGCCAGAATTAAGAATGAAGATTGGTTTTTAAGTACTTTGAAAGGATTCGGTTCTAACGTTGTTATCAAGTCTCCGATATCATTGAGACAAAGAATCCTCGCTTATTGGAAAGAGCAAGTAGGGGCGCCCAAAAGCTAA
- a CDS encoding NAD-dependent epimerase/dehydratase family protein yields the protein MKILITGATGFLGKRIVDLLKKEGGHELYALVRSESSASTSRKLGLQPIFADLGDPLSLKKALEGIKFDSVIHLAAEIATQRNKQLLWKVNHEGTKNLFESVKDLGLKSFIFASTVVVGEANGELLSEEKPLNVETEYGRTKQASEQMLIEAYKTKGFPAIVLRPSHIYGPGGWFQDLIRDIKIGLFRIPGNGLNYWDVVYVDDVAAAFLKVLHSGKPGEIYHIVDDTPVTMQEFFNEAGTYLGKKKIGHAPVFLANLLKGKDPVRAATRSARNSNSKLKSLGWKPTYSDYKSGLKQTFLSAN from the coding sequence ATGAAAATATTAATCACAGGCGCAACAGGCTTTTTAGGAAAGCGAATCGTAGATCTTTTAAAAAAAGAAGGGGGGCATGAATTATATGCGCTGGTAAGAAGCGAATCTTCCGCTTCCACTTCGCGTAAACTCGGACTCCAGCCGATTTTCGCGGACCTCGGAGATCCTTTATCTCTAAAGAAAGCTTTAGAAGGAATCAAGTTCGACTCGGTCATCCACCTCGCCGCCGAAATCGCTACGCAAAGAAATAAGCAACTTCTATGGAAGGTGAATCACGAAGGAACGAAAAATCTTTTCGAATCCGTTAAAGATCTAGGGTTAAAAAGCTTTATTTTTGCCAGCACGGTGGTCGTCGGAGAAGCAAACGGAGAGTTACTTTCGGAAGAGAAACCTTTGAACGTAGAAACCGAGTATGGAAGAACGAAACAAGCTTCGGAGCAGATGTTGATCGAAGCTTATAAAACGAAAGGCTTTCCCGCAATCGTGCTCCGTCCATCTCATATCTACGGTCCTGGAGGATGGTTTCAGGATTTGATTCGCGATATAAAAATCGGCCTCTTTAGAATCCCGGGGAACGGATTAAATTATTGGGATGTAGTTTACGTGGACGATGTTGCCGCCGCGTTTCTAAAAGTTTTACATTCCGGTAAACCGGGAGAGATCTATCATATAGTGGATGATACCCCGGTCACTATGCAGGAGTTCTTTAACGAAGCGGGAACTTATTTGGGCAAAAAGAAGATAGGTCACGCCCCGGTATTCCTCGCGAATTTGTTGAAAGGTAAAGACCCGGTTCGAGCAGCGACTCGATCGGCAAGAAATTCGAATTCGAAACTTAAATCCTTAGGCTGGAAACCCACTTATTCGGATTATAAATCAGGCCTTAAACAAACATTCCTAAGCGCCAATTAA
- a CDS encoding LA_3751/LA_3752 family putative glycosyltransferase produces the protein MSFFQHSYFRKTPIIILLLTPLLYPILLKPSQQLYSDHLAKFILGESIHRSGFTSGSLDLPSAKLDPESEFCPTECIRIREKIVSPFPVALGYFYAAILPWGGIDGIYIVIALIVAVTLVLLSILWEWDPLFLFILVLGSPFVINGYFFPDVAIASFLFFLGAFFILKKSLRPLPYSYFFAGFISASAAWFRVESIAFTVSFSLFLLLGLRQSGQPRIPIFSYVIGVCGGLLLLIFVQMQMYGMPLGPRFSFNQPTMFLQPLEKLYIYRGLLFFSYGRPGFFTYMPLFLFFFIYSLYFIFSAKGVFRKKDPKNSDLSRNLLIQSGAVAFIGSVLVAPNDGIIDFGTRYLHLAIPSFAGFVMLVLKESSGYRQKLSMSFVIVSVIYSTVVTVSYTQILAKYGKQSTGMHKLYEEQKPDIVVVQIRTYTQIMGKNFFETPCVTLFDSVALNKFFSKNDPNQFAKILFVQAKVLTDPDADPNRPFENNAYYDSVNSILGKTFTPALVENKPDIIVFSMKRK, from the coding sequence GTGTCGTTTTTTCAGCACAGCTATTTTCGAAAAACTCCGATCATAATCCTACTTCTGACGCCTCTTCTTTATCCGATTCTTCTGAAACCGTCCCAACAGCTTTATTCGGATCATCTGGCCAAATTTATTTTAGGAGAATCCATTCATAGAAGCGGCTTCACTTCCGGATCTTTGGACTTACCTTCCGCAAAGTTGGACCCGGAGTCCGAATTTTGTCCCACGGAGTGTATTCGTATCCGTGAGAAAATCGTAAGCCCGTTTCCGGTCGCGCTCGGGTATTTTTATGCCGCGATTTTACCTTGGGGAGGGATCGATGGGATTTATATAGTCATTGCGTTGATTGTCGCGGTCACTCTCGTTCTGCTTTCAATTTTATGGGAATGGGATCCGTTATTCTTATTCATTCTTGTTTTGGGATCTCCGTTCGTTATTAACGGATATTTTTTCCCTGACGTTGCAATTGCCTCCTTTTTGTTTTTTTTGGGGGCGTTCTTTATACTAAAAAAATCTTTGCGACCGCTTCCTTATTCGTATTTTTTTGCGGGTTTCATCTCCGCTTCCGCCGCCTGGTTTCGCGTGGAATCGATCGCCTTTACCGTCTCGTTTTCACTTTTTTTATTGCTTGGACTGCGGCAGAGCGGTCAGCCGAGAATTCCAATATTCTCTTATGTGATCGGCGTTTGCGGCGGATTACTTCTTCTGATTTTCGTCCAAATGCAAATGTACGGTATGCCTCTTGGACCTCGTTTTTCTTTCAATCAACCCACGATGTTTTTGCAACCTTTGGAAAAGCTATATATTTATAGAGGTTTGCTCTTCTTTAGCTACGGACGTCCCGGGTTTTTTACCTACATGCCTTTATTTCTGTTCTTCTTTATATACTCATTGTATTTTATATTTTCCGCAAAAGGGGTTTTTCGAAAGAAGGATCCGAAGAATTCCGATCTTAGCCGAAATTTATTGATTCAGTCGGGAGCCGTCGCATTCATCGGATCGGTACTAGTCGCGCCAAACGACGGAATCATCGACTTCGGAACCAGATATCTTCATCTCGCTATCCCAAGCTTTGCGGGTTTTGTCATGCTCGTTCTGAAAGAGTCTTCGGGATACCGGCAAAAGCTTAGTATGTCTTTCGTAATCGTCTCGGTTATTTATTCGACGGTAGTTACCGTCTCTTATACGCAGATTCTTGCTAAGTACGGCAAGCAATCGACGGGAATGCATAAGCTATATGAGGAACAAAAACCCGATATAGTCGTCGTTCAAATCAGGACGTACACGCAGATTATGGGCAAAAATTTTTTTGAAACTCCTTGTGTTACCCTTTTTGACTCCGTCGCATTGAATAAATTTTTCTCGAAGAATGATCCGAATCAGTTCGCAAAAATATTATTTGTTCAGGCAAAAGTGCTGACTGATCCGGATGCCGATCCGAATCGACCTTTCGAGAATAATGCGTATTATGATTCGGTAAATAGTATATTGGGGAAAACGTTCACGCCCGCTCTTGTCGAAAATAAACCGGACATTATCGTCTTTTCCATGAAAAGAAAATAA
- a CDS encoding LIC10421/LIC12816 family protein, translating into MKVNKIVSLLLVAGFLAGSSIFAVSQDTEDRLLEQALVSAAVTKEQKIAVGTYLKALAQQKTERAEELRALAKRSTGGKFLASNAQSEKFLKQAAALEREAQKTQEFLNNL; encoded by the coding sequence ATGAAAGTTAACAAAATCGTTTCTCTACTTCTGGTCGCTGGATTCTTAGCTGGCTCTTCTATCTTCGCAGTTTCGCAAGACACCGAAGATCGTCTGCTGGAGCAAGCCCTAGTTTCGGCTGCCGTTACAAAAGAACAGAAAATTGCCGTCGGGACATACCTGAAAGCGCTTGCTCAGCAAAAAACTGAGCGTGCGGAAGAGTTAAGAGCTCTTGCAAAACGTTCTACTGGCGGAAAATTCCTAGCTAGTAATGCTCAATCGGAAAAATTTCTGAAACAAGCTGCAGCTTTGGAAAGAGAAGCTCAAAAGACTCAAGAATTCTTGAACAATCTTTAA
- a CDS encoding VOC family protein, which translates to MRYLHAMIRVLDLDAALDFFCDKLGLKETRRSEHPEGKFTLVFLSEGSPNAPEIELTYNWDQKERYTFGRNFGHLAFEVENIYEVCERLRSKGITINRPPRDGRMAFVRSPDLISIELLQRGKSLEPAEPWKSMQNTGEW; encoded by the coding sequence ATGCGTTATTTACATGCGATGATCCGCGTTTTAGATTTGGATGCGGCCTTGGACTTCTTCTGCGACAAGCTAGGATTGAAAGAAACCAGGCGAAGCGAACATCCTGAAGGAAAATTTACTTTGGTGTTTTTATCCGAAGGATCACCTAACGCGCCGGAAATCGAACTGACCTATAACTGGGATCAAAAAGAACGATATACCTTCGGAAGAAATTTCGGTCACTTAGCATTCGAAGTGGAAAATATATATGAGGTTTGCGAAAGATTGCGATCGAAAGGTATCACCATCAATCGTCCGCCTCGCGACGGTCGGATGGCCTTTGTCCGCTCTCCCGATTTGATTTCTATCGAGCTGTTGCAAAGAGGAAAGTCTTTGGAACCTGCCGAGCCTTGGAAGAGCATGCAAAATACCGGAGAATGGTAG